The following are encoded in a window of Gossypium raimondii isolate GPD5lz chromosome 13, ASM2569854v1, whole genome shotgun sequence genomic DNA:
- the LOC105783266 gene encoding isocitrate dehydrogenase [NADP] has translation MAFPTKIKVMNPIVEMDGDEMTRIIWKSIKEKLIFPFLELDIKYFDLGLHNRDATNDEVTIASAEATLKYNVAIKCATITPDEGRVKEFNLKKMWKSPNGTIRNILNGTVFREPIICKNVPRLVPSWTKPICIGRHAFGDQYRATDLVVQESGKLLLVFVPDTSNEKKELEVFNFKGAGGVALSMYNTDESIRAFAEASMTTAYQKKWPLYLSTKNTILKSYDGRFKDIFHEVYETQWKSKFEAEGIWYEHRLIDDMVAYALKSEGGYVWACKNYDGDVQSDFLAQGFGSLGLMTSVLMCPDGKTIEAEAAHGTVTRHYRVHKTGGETSTNSIASIFAWSRGLAHRARLDGNDRLLDFTQKLEAACVGTVESGKMTKDLALLIHGPKVSRSQYLNTEEFIEAVAKELSNRMYVKPKL, from the exons ATGGCATTCCCTACTAAGATAAAAGTGATGAATCCAATAGTTGAGATGGACG GAGATGAAATGACGCGTATTATTTGGAAATCTATAAAGgaaaag CTAATTTTTCCCTTCTTGGAGTTggatataaaatattttgaccTTGGTCTTCATAATCGTGATGCCACGAATGATGAAGTTACCATCGCTAGTGCCGAAGCTACTCTTAA GTATAATGTAGCAATTAAATGTGCAACCATAACTCCAG ATGAAGGTCGTGTTAAGGAGTTCAACTTAAAGAAAATGTGGAAAAGTCCAAATGGGACTATTCGAAACATTTTAAACG GAACTGTTTTCAGGGAACCAATTATCTGCAAAAATGTCCCTCGGCTTGTCCCTA GTTGGACCAAGCCAATCTGCATCGGAAGACATGCTTTTGGCGATCAATACCGAGCAACTGATTTAGTTGTACAGGAATCTGGAAAACTTTTGCTTGTCTTCG TTCCTGATACGAGTAATGAGAAGAAGGAGCTTGAGGTTTTCAACTTCAAAGGTGCTGGTGGTGTAGCTTTGTCAATGTACAACACTGATGAG TCTATTCGTGCTTTTGCTGAGGCTTCAATGACTACTGCTTACCAGAAAAAATGGCCACTTTATCTAAGCACAAAAAATACAATTCTAAAGAGTTACGATGGAAG ATTCAAAGACATATTCCACGAAGTTTATGAAACCCAATGGAAATCAAAGTTTGAGGCAGAAGGTATTTG GTATGAGCACCGGCTTATTGATGATATGGTTGCTTATGCTCTAAAAAGCGAAGGAGGTTATGTATGGGCATGCAAAAACTATGATGGAGATGTCCAGAGTGACTTCTTAGCCCAAG GGTTTGGATCACTTGGGTTGATGACATCAGTGCTG ATGTGCCCAGATGGAAAGACTATTGAAGCTGAAGCAGCCCATGGCACAGTTACCCGCCACTACCGTGTTCATAAAACAGGAGGTGAAACTAGCACTAACAGCATAGCATCAATTTTTGCTTGGTCACGTGGCCTTGCACACAG GGCAAGGTTGGATGGTAATGATCGACTTCTAGATTTTACTCAAAAACTGGAAGCAGCCTGTGTTGGAACAGTTGAATCTGGGAAGATGACAAAAGATCTTGCGCTTTTGATTCACGGTCCTAA GGTTAGTAGGTCTCAGTATCTAAATACCGAAGAGTTTATCGAAGCAGTAGCCAAAGAGTTGAGTAACAGAATGTATGTGAAACCAAAGTTGTAA
- the LOC105783938 gene encoding peroxynitrite isomerase Rv2717c: MDKEKKEESSAIHPAVAPLSYLLGTWKGEGEGGYPTINSFRYGEELHFSHPASGKPVIAYSHKTWKLDSGQPMHSESGYWRPKPHGSLEVVIAQSTGLAEVLKGTYSAEDNVIKLHSQVVANASKVREISRVYEMVNGDLHYVVQMATNLTTLQPHLKAVLKKLP; the protein is encoded by the exons ATGGATAAGGAGAAGAAGGAAGAAAGTAGCGCAATTCACCCCGCGGTTGCGCCACTGTCCTACTTGTTGGGCACATGGAAAGGCGAAGGCGAAGGAGGATACCCCACCATCAACTCCTTCCGCTATGGCGAAGAGCTTCACTTCTCTCACCCTGCGTCTGGGAAGCCCGTCATAGCCTACTCTCACAAGACCTGGAAACTCGATTCTGGTCAGCCTATGCACTCCGAGTCCGGTTATTGGCGTCCTAAACCTCATGGCTCTCTTGAAGTTGTCATTGCTCAGAGCACTGGCCTTGCGGAAGTTCTC AAGGGGACCTACAGTGCAGAGGACAATGTCATCAAGCTTCATAGCCAAGTCGTAGCCAATGCTTCCAAg GTGAGGGAGATAAGTCGAGTTTACGAGATGGTTAATGGAGATCTACATTATGTTGTTCAAATGGCTACCAATCTTACCACTCTTCAGCCACATCTTAAAGCTGTGCTCAAGAAGCTGCCATAA
- the LOC105783036 gene encoding aspartic proteinase NANA, chloroplast yields the protein MKVKLIILVPFMVLVSMVVAQQHVDQMQHQHDSNSITLELIHRHAPQFTNNHPITQHQRLVDLLYHDIIRHGIMSHRRRAKEEDPLTASIKMPLASGRDFGIGQYITSFKVGTPSQKFWLIVDTGSDLTWIRCRYRCSRGDRSCTRKGRINRKRVFHAPLSSSFSPVPCFSEMCKVELMNLFSLTTCPTPITPCAYDYRYSDGSAAMGVFANETVSAGLTNGRKTRLHNVLIGCTDSFQGPTLQNVDGIMGLANTKYSFATNAAATFGGKFSYCLVDHLSHLNATNYIIFGTNRNQVKVSGNTRHTQLELDAIPSFYAVNVIGISVGNKMLEIPMQVWDASVGGGTIIDSGTSLTFLADPAYQAVMEALKVSVSKYQRVKLDGVPMEYCFNSEGFNGSLVPKLIIHFNDGARFEPHWNSYVIAAAAGVRCLGFLPARFPALSVIGNIMQQNYLWEFDLKGKRLVFAPSSCNSS from the exons ATGAAGGTGAAGCTCATTATTTTAGTCCCATTCATGGTGTTGGTTTCCATGGTTGTAGCTCAACAACATGTTGATCAAATGCAGCATCAACACGATTCCAACTCCATCACATTAGAGTTAATACATAGGCATGCTCCTCAGTTCACCAACAACCACCCTATAACTCAGCACCAACGCCTGGTCGACCTTCTCTACCATGACATTATCCGCCACGGTATCATGTCCCACCGAAGACGAGCCAAAGAAGAGGATCCACTCACTGCATCCATTAAAATGCCGCTTGCCTCGGGTAGAGATTTCGGGATAGGCCAATACATTACGTCGTTCAAAGTGGGGACACCGTCGCAGAAGTTCTGGTTGATAGTCGACACGGGAAGTGATTTGACGTGGATCCGGTGTCGATACCGATGTTCGAGAGGGGATCGTAGTTGTACCAGAAAAGGCAGGATAAACCGAAAGAGGGTGTTCCATGCTCCATTATCTTCATCCTTTAGCCCAGTTCCTTGCTTTTCAGAGATGTGTAAAGTTGAGCTCATGAATCTCTTCTCTCTCACAACATGCCCTACTCCAATTACCCCTTGCGCCTATGATTACAG GTATTCAGATGGGTCAGCTGCAATGGGAGTGTTTGCTAACGAGACCGTCAGTGCTGGCCTTACCAATGGTAGAAAAACCAGACTCCATAATGTGCTAATAGGGTGCACTGACTCTTTCCAGGGCCCAACTTTGCAAAACGTAGATGGTATCATGGGATTAGCCAATACCAAGTATTCTTTCGCAACCAATGCTGCCGCCACATTCGGTGGCAAATTCTCTTATTGCCTCGTTGATCACTTGAGCCATTTAAATGCCACCAACTACATCATCTTCGGCACTAACCGAAACCAAGTCAAAGTGTCTGGCAATACTCGCCACACCCAGCTCGAACTCGATGCTATCCCTTCATTTTATGCTGTAAATGTGATAGGAATCTCTGTTGGGAACAAAATGTTGGAAATACCAATGCAAGTGTGGGATGCAAGTGTAGGCGGTGGAACAATCATCGACTCTGGCACTAGCCTAACATTTCTAGCTGATCCGGCTTACCAGGCAGTGATGGAAGCCCTTAAGGTGTCGGTTTCAAAATACCAGAGGGTGAAATTGGATGGGGTACCAATGGAGTATTGCTTCAACTCTGAGGGTTTCAACGGGAGTTTGGTGCCAAAATTGATCATTCACTTCAATGATGGAGCTCGGTTTGAACCACACTGGAATAGCTATGTCATTGCTGCTGCTGCTGGAGTTAGGTGCCTCGGGTTTTTGCCTGCACGTTTCCCTGCACTTTCTGTTATTGGAAACATTATGCAACAAAATTATTTGTGGGAATTTGATTTGAAAGGGAAAAGGTTGGTTTTTGCTCCATCTTCTTGCAACAGTAGCTAG
- the LOC105783037 gene encoding COP9 signalosome complex subunit 6a: MASSSSSGLTFKLHPLVIVNISDHYTRVKSQLNPPPLTSTSATVNGVENQQQAPRVYGCVIGVQRGRTVEIFNSFELLYDPSTHSLDRPFLKKKQELYKKVFPHFYILGWYSTGSDAQESDMHIHRALMDINESPLYVLLNPAINPTQKDLPVTIYESELHVIDGIPQLIFVRSSYTIETVEAERISVDHVAHLKPSDGGSAATQLAAHLTGIHSAIKMLNSRIRVLHHYLVGMQKGDIPCENSLLRQVSSLLRRLPAIESEKFQDDFLMEYNDTLLITYLAMFTNCSSTMNELVDKFNTAYDRHSRRGGRTAFI, from the exons ATGGCGTCATCGTCGAGCAGCGGTCTAACCTTCAAGCTTCATCCGCTGGTAATCGTGAACATATCGGATCACTACACTCGTGTCAAGTCCCAGTTGAACCCTCCTCCGCTCACCTCCACCTCCGCCACCGTCAATGGCGTCGAAAACCAGCAGCAAGCTCCTCGAGTCTATGGATGTGTCATAGGCGTCCAGAGGGGCCGCACCGTCGAGATCTTCAACAGCTTCGAGCTTCTCTACGATCCCTCCACCCACTCCCTTGACCGCCCCTTCCTCAAGAAGAAACAGGAGCTTT ATAAGAAGGTTTTCCCCCATTTTTATATACTTGGATGGTACTCCACTGGGAGCGATGCCCAGGAATCCGATATGCACATTCATAGAGCC TTGATGGATATTAATGAAAGTCCTCTCTATGTGCTTCTCAATCCTGCAATCAATCCCACGCAAAAAGATCTTCCAGTCACCATTTATGAAAGTG AGCTGCACGTTATAGATGGGATTCCGCAGCTTATTTTTGTCCGTTCGAGCTACACAATTGAG ACTGTTGAAGCTGAGAGGATCTCTGTGGATCATGTTGCCCATCTAAAGCCATCTGATGGAGGTTCAGCAGCAACTCAAT TGGCTGCTCATCTTACTGGTATACATAGTGCCATCAAGATGTTGAATAGCAGAATTAGGGTACTTCATCACTATCTTGTTGGGATGCAAAAAG GTGATATTCCTTGCGAAAATTCACTATTAAGGCAAGTATCAAGTCTCCTCAGAAGGTTACCTGCCATTGAATCAGAAAAATTTCAGGATGACTTTCTGATG GAATACAACGACACATTATTGATTACTTATCTTGCAATGTTCACTAACTGCTCAAG CACAATGAATGAGCTAGTCGACAAATTCAACACTGCTTATGATAGGCATAGTCGAAGGGGTGGACGGACTGCTTTCATTTGA